A single window of Oceanococcus atlanticus DNA harbors:
- a CDS encoding alpha/beta fold hydrolase, whose amino-acid sequence MSELPIPQAHYVNANGLKIHYLDEGQGQPVVFLHGSGPGASGYSNFKMNYPQLAAAGYRCIVPDLPGYGRSDKPEDAQYINDYFIATLHAFIAALDLGPVTLLGNSLGGAIALGYALAYPDEVSRLILMAPGGVEEREAYFEMEGIKRMMALFAQGPLDHDSMRKLLGFQLFDATQVSDAVVNERVAVCALQPSTVLSTMRVPNYTERLGEIKCPTLAFWGMNDQFNPLSGAQKVAAGIADCKMVLVNQCGHWVMVEHQDFFNRSCIDFLNHS is encoded by the coding sequence ATGTCCGAATTGCCGATACCGCAAGCCCACTATGTCAACGCCAATGGCCTGAAGATTCATTACCTTGATGAAGGTCAGGGCCAGCCCGTGGTGTTTCTGCACGGCAGCGGCCCCGGGGCCAGCGGTTACAGCAATTTCAAGATGAACTACCCGCAGCTGGCGGCCGCCGGATACCGCTGCATCGTGCCGGATCTCCCCGGCTACGGGCGCTCTGACAAACCCGAAGATGCGCAGTACATCAACGATTATTTCATCGCCACGCTGCACGCCTTTATTGCCGCGCTGGATCTGGGGCCGGTGACCTTGCTGGGCAATTCGCTGGGTGGCGCGATCGCGCTCGGCTATGCCCTGGCGTATCCCGATGAGGTGTCGCGGCTGATTCTGATGGCGCCGGGTGGAGTCGAGGAGCGCGAAGCCTATTTCGAGATGGAAGGCATCAAGCGCATGATGGCGCTGTTCGCCCAGGGCCCGCTGGATCACGACAGCATGCGCAAACTGCTCGGCTTCCAGCTGTTTGACGCCACGCAGGTCAGCGATGCGGTGGTCAACGAGCGCGTCGCGGTGTGTGCCCTGCAACCGTCGACCGTGCTGTCGACCATGCGCGTGCCCAACTACACAGAGCGTCTGGGGGAGATCAAGTGCCCAACGCTGGCGTTCTGGGGCATGAACGATCAGTTCAATCCTTTGTCAGGCGCGCAGAAAGTGGCGGCGGGTATCGCCGACTGCAAGATGGTGCTGGTCAACCAGTGTGGTCACTGGGTGATGGTTGAGCATCAGGACTTTTTCAATCGCAGCTGCATCGACTTTCTGAATCACTCATGA
- a CDS encoding WS/DGAT/MGAT family O-acyltransferase, with protein sequence MNLLNPLDASFVRMESKRTPMHVAGLMIFQLPDDAPPDYLSELFAYMRSRPVINPPYNWRLKPGRRARLMPQWEEAREIDIDYHLRHSALPHPGGERELGVLISRLHSIPMDMTKPLWECHLIEGLENRRFAVYQKAHHSAVDGFSAIKMMNNWLSDDPHEATDAGPWSLPQPARKTSVPKNVNANDMVKNALTISGKNLQGSLKLVKKMREMARTADNPHGGLPNLLDIPRTIFNGRITKHRRVATQWIEMERARAISKAAGTTVNDVCLAVLGGALRRYLDEQGALPDKTLYASVPIGLPHLNDKPGNRVVGFVCPMGTHLSNPAERLSYINATTSDTKAKMASLPNEALNQYSVIGIGPMMLGQMTGLSQKLPPMFNVTVSNVIAAKKPLYFRGSQMEAIYPVSLLFDGHTLNVTIVGYADRILFGIVGCRDTIPNLQRIAVYVRDALDDLQSAVEAPKPRRKTASVRKKKTAAKA encoded by the coding sequence ATGAATCTGCTCAATCCGCTCGATGCGTCCTTCGTGCGCATGGAAAGCAAGCGCACGCCCATGCATGTGGCGGGGCTTATGATCTTCCAGCTGCCTGACGATGCGCCGCCTGACTATCTCAGCGAGCTGTTTGCCTACATGCGCAGCCGCCCGGTCATCAACCCGCCTTACAACTGGCGGCTCAAACCCGGACGCCGCGCGCGTCTGATGCCGCAATGGGAAGAGGCGCGCGAGATCGACATCGATTACCACTTGCGGCATTCCGCTCTGCCCCATCCCGGTGGCGAGCGCGAGCTGGGTGTACTGATCTCACGGCTGCATTCCATCCCCATGGACATGACCAAGCCGCTGTGGGAATGCCATCTGATCGAAGGTCTGGAGAACCGCCGTTTCGCGGTCTATCAGAAGGCCCACCACAGTGCCGTGGACGGCTTCTCCGCGATCAAGATGATGAACAACTGGCTGTCCGATGATCCCCACGAGGCCACCGATGCCGGCCCCTGGTCGCTGCCCCAGCCGGCCCGCAAAACCTCCGTGCCGAAAAACGTCAACGCCAATGACATGGTCAAAAACGCGCTGACGATCAGCGGCAAGAATCTGCAGGGCTCGCTCAAGCTGGTCAAAAAGATGCGTGAGATGGCGCGCACCGCAGACAACCCGCACGGTGGCCTGCCCAATCTGCTGGACATACCCCGCACCATCTTCAACGGCCGCATCACCAAGCACCGCCGCGTGGCCACCCAGTGGATCGAGATGGAACGCGCCCGTGCGATCAGTAAGGCCGCCGGCACCACGGTCAACGATGTGTGTCTGGCCGTGCTTGGCGGGGCTTTGCGGCGCTATCTGGACGAACAAGGTGCGCTGCCCGACAAAACGCTTTACGCCTCGGTGCCGATCGGTTTGCCACACCTCAACGACAAACCCGGTAACCGTGTGGTCGGCTTTGTCTGCCCGATGGGCACCCATCTGTCCAACCCGGCCGAGCGTCTGTCCTACATCAACGCCACCACCTCGGACACCAAGGCCAAAATGGCGTCCTTGCCCAATGAGGCGTTGAATCAGTACTCGGTTATCGGCATTGGTCCGATGATGCTGGGCCAGATGACTGGCCTGAGCCAGAAGCTACCGCCGATGTTCAACGTGACCGTGTCCAACGTGATTGCTGCCAAGAAGCCGCTGTATTTCCGCGGCTCGCAGATGGAAGCGATATATCCGGTATCACTGCTGTTTGACGGCCATACGCTCAACGTCACCATCGTTGGCTATGCCGACAGGATTCTGTTCGGCATCGTCGGCTGTCGCGACACCATCCCCAATCTGCAGCGCATTGCGGTGTATGTGCGTGACGCCCTGGATGATCTTCAAAGCGCGGTCGAAGCCCCCAAACCACGTCGCAAAACGGCGTCGGTGCGCAAGAAGAAAACGGCCGCAAAAGCATGA
- a CDS encoding SDR family oxidoreductase, protein MTARTTQIVLITGGAKGVGLGISRSFLARGAQVIITARNAPENPVEVDGNQAEFIAADIRDAEACKALLADIAARHGRLDVLINNAGGSPFAMADAASPRFHEAIIRLNLLAPLNLAQGANALMQQQDHGGVIINIGSVSADRASPGTAAYGAAKAGLLNLTQSLAVEWAPKVRVAAVSPGPVLTEQAHLHFGDEAGIAAVASSIPMQRLAQPDDIGNACVWLASDQAAYVSGSNIVINGGGERPAFLDKATVNKT, encoded by the coding sequence ATGACCGCCCGCACCACTCAGATCGTTCTCATCACCGGAGGCGCCAAGGGCGTCGGCCTGGGTATCAGCCGCTCTTTTCTGGCCCGTGGCGCGCAGGTCATCATCACCGCCCGCAACGCGCCCGAAAACCCTGTCGAGGTGGACGGTAACCAGGCGGAATTCATCGCCGCCGACATCCGCGACGCCGAAGCCTGCAAAGCGCTGCTGGCCGACATCGCGGCGCGTCATGGTCGCCTTGATGTGCTGATCAACAATGCCGGCGGCTCGCCTTTCGCCATGGCGGATGCGGCCTCACCGCGCTTTCATGAGGCGATCATCCGGCTCAACCTGCTTGCCCCGCTGAACCTGGCCCAGGGCGCCAACGCCTTGATGCAGCAGCAGGACCATGGCGGCGTCATCATCAATATCGGCAGCGTCAGCGCGGACCGTGCCTCGCCCGGAACTGCGGCCTACGGTGCGGCCAAGGCCGGCCTGCTCAATCTAACCCAGTCACTGGCCGTGGAATGGGCGCCCAAGGTGCGCGTGGCGGCGGTCAGCCCCGGGCCGGTGCTGACCGAGCAGGCCCATCTTCATTTTGGAGATGAGGCCGGCATTGCCGCTGTTGCCAGCAGCATTCCGATGCAACGTCTGGCCCAGCCGGATGACATCGGCAATGCCTGTGTGTGGCTGGCCTCCGACCAGGCCGCGTACGTATCCGGCAGCAATATCGTGATCAATGGCGGCGGCGAGCGCCCGGCCTTCCTCGACAAGGCCACCGTGAACAAAACATAG
- a CDS encoding DUF3604 domain-containing protein yields the protein MHTASIRLAIAASFLALLGCRTSQDPIPQPTTPPGVPDVADAQRVCNDHNPLKNPYFGDLHVHTVYSLDANTQGTIISPDESYRFAKGARLGIQPYTEDGEPLRYAQLSRPLDFAAVTDHAELFGEVEICTNPDYLQYNAPECVFYRQSPENAFLFFNLVAVGLPDLSQTPVAALPIINSLPLIGADGSVPRLPYCGLGGAQCLDAAQTPWNDIRHAADVHYDRSNDCQFTTFVGYEWTGAPLSNNLHRNVIFKSDQVPELPPAFQEYPEPENLWTVLDELCQLDKDCEYLTIPHNSNLSAGLMFDPVDKDGDPYDSAVAEARQRNEPLAEIYQHKGQSECLGTRGPGAEDELCGFELLPYNNLTGDRFGGFNTGEPVEQDFLREALKDGLRLELELGVNPFKYGFISSSDTHLGTPGLTTEDNFPGHGGAGAAATDEVPPGLTDLVEYSPGGLAVVWAEQNTRTSLFEALRRKEVYGTSGTRPVVRSFGGFDLPDDLCAREDFVATGYQHGVPMGADLPAPPISSAAPKMAVWAMADPQPDPQDSGLLQRIQIIKGWHDASGKHEQVFDIAGDANNGAAVDMTSCSPTGTGFAELCGVWEDPAFDPAQGAFYYARVVENPSCRWSTRQCLKAGISCADPSAVPEEFAACCDNSYPRTVQERAWTSPIWYSPQNP from the coding sequence ATGCACACCGCGTCCATTCGTCTGGCCATCGCCGCCAGCTTTCTGGCCCTGCTTGGCTGCCGCACCTCGCAGGACCCGATTCCTCAGCCGACAACGCCGCCCGGCGTGCCGGATGTCGCCGATGCGCAGCGCGTCTGCAATGATCACAATCCGCTGAAGAACCCCTACTTTGGCGATCTGCATGTGCACACGGTGTACTCGCTAGACGCCAACACCCAGGGCACCATCATCAGTCCGGATGAGTCCTATCGATTTGCCAAGGGCGCCAGGCTGGGCATCCAGCCCTACACCGAGGATGGCGAACCGCTGCGCTATGCACAGCTCAGCCGCCCGCTGGATTTCGCCGCGGTCACCGACCATGCCGAACTGTTCGGCGAAGTGGAAATCTGCACCAACCCGGACTATCTGCAGTACAACGCTCCGGAATGCGTGTTCTACCGCCAGTCACCAGAAAACGCCTTTTTGTTCTTCAATCTGGTCGCGGTGGGCCTGCCCGACCTGTCGCAGACCCCGGTTGCCGCCCTGCCCATCATCAATTCCCTGCCACTGATCGGCGCCGATGGCAGCGTGCCGCGCCTGCCCTACTGCGGCCTTGGCGGCGCACAGTGCCTGGATGCCGCGCAAACGCCGTGGAACGACATCCGCCACGCCGCCGATGTGCATTACGATCGCAGCAACGACTGCCAGTTCACCACCTTCGTGGGCTATGAGTGGACCGGCGCGCCGCTGTCCAACAACCTGCATCGCAACGTGATTTTCAAGAGCGATCAGGTGCCGGAGCTGCCACCGGCGTTTCAGGAATACCCCGAACCGGAAAACCTGTGGACCGTGCTCGACGAGCTGTGTCAGCTGGACAAGGACTGCGAGTACCTGACCATTCCGCACAACTCCAATCTCAGCGCCGGTCTGATGTTCGACCCGGTCGACAAGGATGGCGACCCGTACGACAGCGCCGTGGCCGAAGCACGCCAGCGCAACGAACCGCTGGCCGAGATCTATCAGCACAAGGGCCAGTCGGAATGCCTGGGCACCCGCGGCCCGGGTGCCGAAGACGAGCTGTGCGGGTTTGAACTGCTGCCTTACAACAACCTCACCGGCGACCGTTTCGGCGGTTTCAACACCGGTGAGCCGGTGGAGCAGGACTTCCTGCGCGAGGCCCTCAAGGATGGCCTCCGGCTGGAACTGGAACTTGGCGTCAACCCGTTCAAATACGGCTTTATTTCCAGCTCCGATACCCATCTGGGTACGCCCGGCCTGACCACCGAAGACAACTTCCCCGGACATGGCGGCGCTGGCGCGGCAGCCACCGACGAAGTACCGCCTGGCCTGACCGACCTGGTCGAGTACAGCCCCGGTGGGCTGGCCGTGGTGTGGGCCGAACAGAACACCCGCACATCCCTGTTCGAGGCGCTAAGACGCAAGGAAGTCTATGGCACCAGCGGCACCCGCCCGGTGGTGCGCAGCTTCGGTGGCTTTGATTTGCCCGATGACCTGTGTGCACGCGAGGATTTTGTTGCCACCGGCTACCAGCATGGGGTCCCAATGGGGGCTGATTTGCCGGCACCACCGATCAGCTCGGCCGCACCCAAGATGGCTGTCTGGGCCATGGCCGATCCGCAACCCGACCCTCAGGATTCCGGACTGCTGCAGCGCATCCAGATCATCAAGGGCTGGCACGATGCCAGCGGCAAGCACGAGCAGGTCTTCGACATCGCCGGTGATGCCAACAACGGTGCTGCCGTCGACATGACCAGCTGCAGCCCCACGGGCACCGGGTTCGCCGAGCTGTGCGGCGTGTGGGAAGACCCGGCTTTCGATCCGGCGCAAGGCGCCTTCTACTATGCTCGCGTGGTGGAAAACCCCAGTTGCCGCTGGTCGACACGCCAGTGTCTTAAAGCCGGCATATCCTGTGCTGATCCGTCCGCTGTGCCGGAGGAATTCGCAGCCTGTTGCGACAACAGCTACCCGCGCACCGTTCAGGAGCGGGCCTGGACCTCGCCGATCTGGTACAGCCCACAAAATCCATAG
- a CDS encoding peptidyl-prolyl cis-trans isomerase: MRAFVRQPLLHFMLIGIALWLSSVYLQDRASRQIDAPTEQEIATLVADWSSRHGRMADAQVQAALVREEIERRLVFAEALRLGLHRHDPVVLARLYQDAVFLGIEAPEDEMINMALELQLHRGDDLIRRRLLERMRSLIVSNRPPATEAELREVFAAHQARWTQPARISFEHIYVRPADSSTQAWAKAKDRALRLLKTRPDARAGDPFLHGHRFEHMSARQLKDTFGGQMPALLEQDSTAAWIGPVASHYGWHLISIQTREPARPAEFEQVRADVLALWTAQSKRQHFAKYVQGLRARYRVNS, from the coding sequence ATGCGCGCTTTCGTTCGCCAACCCCTGTTGCATTTCATGCTGATCGGCATCGCTTTGTGGCTGTCATCTGTCTATTTGCAGGATCGTGCAAGCCGCCAGATCGATGCGCCAACCGAACAGGAAATTGCCACCCTGGTGGCCGACTGGAGCAGCCGCCACGGGCGCATGGCCGACGCCCAAGTGCAGGCCGCACTGGTGCGCGAGGAGATCGAACGGCGTCTGGTGTTTGCTGAGGCGCTGCGCTTGGGTCTGCACAGGCACGATCCAGTGGTGTTGGCGCGCCTGTATCAGGATGCCGTTTTTCTCGGCATCGAAGCGCCCGAGGACGAGATGATCAACATGGCCCTGGAACTGCAGCTGCACCGGGGCGACGATCTGATTCGGCGACGCCTGCTGGAGCGTATGCGCAGTTTGATCGTTAGCAACCGACCACCAGCGACCGAGGCCGAGCTTCGTGAGGTGTTTGCCGCCCACCAGGCGCGCTGGACACAGCCCGCACGCATCAGTTTCGAGCACATCTACGTGCGCCCAGCCGACTCCTCCACACAAGCCTGGGCAAAGGCCAAGGACAGAGCCCTGCGATTGCTCAAGACCAGACCCGATGCCCGCGCAGGAGATCCGTTCTTGCACGGCCACAGGTTCGAGCACATGAGCGCTCGCCAGCTCAAGGACACCTTTGGTGGACAGATGCCAGCGCTGCTGGAGCAAGACTCCACGGCTGCATGGATCGGCCCCGTCGCATCGCACTACGGCTGGCATCTGATCAGCATTCAGACCCGTGAGCCGGCCCGCCCAGCGGAGTTCGAGCAGGTCCGGGCGGATGTGCTTGCGTTGTGGACAGCACAAAGCAAACGGCAGCACTTTGCCAAGTATGTCCAAGGTCTGCGCGCACGTTACCGGGTCAATTCATGA
- a CDS encoding HupE/UreJ family protein, producing MDSTKQTAALCQVCPRSARTLPGQFMNRTRLIIALLLCWCSMPAVAHKLAPALLDITPQGDSDYSILWRLGLQTPPLTLQWPDGCKEGPQTISQQGTALDRRYTLSCDQALDGRTLNIEGLEAARTAVLVRLHNAQNTQQTLVTAANPKHRFSARHASDSVVLEYLVLGIEHILIGLDHLLLVLGLFLITHGWRALAANVTAFTLGHSITLAAVSLDAIRVPSTWVEFTIAATILALALSLSRKPANRGGQQWLIFSIFGLIHGMGFAGVLGDIGLPKQDLLAALLAFNLGIEVGQLAFLAALAALFALAAKIHKQVNKATQTLAVYSMGGLASFWCIERGLSLLN from the coding sequence GTGGACAGCACAAAGCAAACGGCAGCACTTTGCCAAGTATGTCCAAGGTCTGCGCGCACGTTACCGGGTCAATTCATGAACCGAACTCGCCTCATCATTGCTCTGCTGCTGTGCTGGTGCAGCATGCCAGCGGTGGCGCACAAGCTCGCTCCTGCCCTGCTCGACATCACGCCACAGGGCGACAGTGACTATTCCATCCTATGGCGCCTTGGCCTGCAGACACCGCCGTTGACGCTGCAATGGCCTGATGGCTGTAAGGAAGGTCCTCAGACCATCAGCCAGCAGGGCACGGCGCTTGATCGGCGCTACACCCTGAGCTGCGATCAGGCACTGGACGGCCGGACGCTCAACATCGAGGGGCTGGAAGCCGCCCGTACGGCTGTGCTTGTGCGCCTGCACAACGCCCAAAATACGCAGCAAACCCTGGTTACAGCAGCTAACCCCAAGCACCGCTTCTCGGCCCGTCACGCGTCCGACTCAGTCGTGCTGGAATACCTCGTGCTGGGTATCGAACACATCCTGATCGGGCTGGACCATCTGCTGCTGGTGCTCGGGCTTTTCCTGATTACCCACGGGTGGCGTGCGCTTGCGGCCAACGTCACAGCATTCACGCTCGGGCACAGCATCACGCTCGCCGCCGTCAGTCTTGATGCGATCCGCGTGCCCAGCACCTGGGTCGAGTTCACGATCGCCGCCACCATTCTTGCGCTGGCCCTGTCGCTGAGCCGCAAACCCGCGAATCGCGGCGGGCAGCAATGGCTGATCTTCAGCATATTCGGTCTGATTCACGGCATGGGCTTTGCCGGCGTACTGGGCGACATCGGCTTACCCAAGCAGGATTTGCTTGCAGCCCTGCTGGCCTTCAACCTCGGGATAGAAGTGGGCCAGCTTGCCTTCCTGGCGGCGTTAGCAGCGCTCTTCGCATTGGCTGCAAAGATTCACAAACAAGTGAACAAAGCCACGCAAACGCTGGCCGTTTACAGCATGGGCGGCCTTGCCAGCTTCTGGTGTATCGAAAGAGGCCTCAGCCTCTTGAATTAA
- a CDS encoding outer membrane lipoprotein-sorting protein, with protein MRLLFLLGFLAIPFTSIGAQPVSDAASVMACMRDNLPRRLEVEEFVVLSSSQDGARETLGGEIFFTRERMNGDIGRARAMMRITQPAALRNSAYLILETDDYLRDGMFVYLPAVARVRRVSGEIADGRLFGTDITYYDFKQIRSAFGDMNAEYVGMSSTQGRPVHTLKLSPDEQVNAGYDHLIAQVDSHTCLPLSLSFYQQGQLIKEASVPANTIVADGDRWYPTEFTLRDLINGSQSTLRTIGFRSSEQLPERLFHPASFYRVH; from the coding sequence ATGAGATTATTGTTTTTATTAGGCTTTCTAGCCATACCCTTCACATCCATCGGGGCGCAGCCTGTGTCCGATGCGGCCTCGGTTATGGCCTGCATGCGGGACAATCTGCCACGTCGGCTGGAAGTGGAAGAATTTGTCGTGCTGTCCTCGTCGCAGGACGGCGCACGCGAAACGCTGGGTGGCGAAATTTTCTTCACCCGCGAGCGCATGAACGGCGATATCGGGCGTGCCCGCGCCATGATGCGCATCACCCAGCCCGCCGCTCTGCGCAATTCGGCTTATCTGATTCTTGAAACCGACGACTACCTGCGAGATGGCATGTTCGTTTACCTGCCAGCTGTTGCCCGCGTGCGTCGCGTCAGCGGCGAAATCGCGGATGGCCGCCTGTTCGGCACCGACATCACCTACTACGATTTCAAGCAGATTCGCAGTGCGTTTGGTGACATGAACGCCGAATATGTCGGCATGAGCAGCACGCAAGGTCGCCCGGTGCATACCCTCAAGCTTTCGCCTGATGAACAGGTTAATGCCGGTTACGACCATCTGATCGCTCAAGTCGACAGCCACACCTGCCTGCCCTTGAGCCTGTCCTTCTATCAGCAAGGTCAGCTGATCAAGGAAGCATCGGTGCCGGCGAACACCATCGTGGCCGACGGCGACCGCTGGTACCCCACCGAGTTCACCTTGCGCGATCTGATCAACGGCAGCCAGTCCACACTGAGAACCATTGGCTTTCGCAGCAGCGAGCAGCTACCGGAGCGACTGTTTCACCCGGCCAGCTTCTATCGCGTGCATTGA
- a CDS encoding SDR family NAD(P)-dependent oxidoreductase encodes MADTEFPSGAVLVFGGSGGIGQEVAKSFGLAGSDVALTYRSKKDVAERVASEISGHGVKATAHATDVTDPQQVQAAIDAAVAAHGRIHSVVFGAGPVVEQVFLSETSPELWRRSIETESMGFFNVMSAMIPHMREHGGGSFVHLGSAGHAWWPHKDGLSVAPKAANEALIKGIAKEEGVNNIRANSVLIGVIEAGMFLELLERGVFDDAWIAETQKLLALKRWGKPQDIGNAAVFLASNKANYITGQQINVSGGFGV; translated from the coding sequence GTGGCAGATACCGAATTTCCCAGTGGCGCCGTTCTCGTCTTTGGTGGCAGCGGCGGGATTGGTCAGGAAGTGGCCAAGTCCTTCGGTCTTGCCGGCAGCGACGTGGCACTCACCTACCGCAGCAAGAAAGACGTCGCCGAGCGCGTCGCAAGCGAAATCAGCGGCCACGGCGTCAAAGCCACTGCACACGCAACTGATGTCACCGACCCCCAACAGGTCCAGGCCGCCATCGACGCTGCCGTTGCCGCCCACGGGCGCATCCACAGTGTGGTTTTCGGGGCAGGCCCGGTCGTGGAACAGGTCTTTCTGAGCGAAACCTCGCCGGAGCTCTGGCGACGCTCGATCGAAACCGAGTCCATGGGCTTCTTCAACGTGATGTCAGCCATGATCCCGCACATGCGCGAGCACGGTGGCGGCTCGTTTGTGCATCTGGGCTCCGCCGGTCACGCATGGTGGCCTCACAAGGATGGTCTCTCGGTTGCGCCCAAGGCCGCCAACGAAGCGCTGATCAAAGGCATTGCCAAAGAAGAAGGCGTGAATAACATTCGCGCCAACTCGGTGTTGATTGGGGTGATCGAGGCGGGCATGTTCCTGGAACTGCTTGAGCGTGGTGTGTTTGACGACGCGTGGATCGCAGAAACCCAGAAACTCCTGGCCCTCAAGCGTTGGGGCAAGCCGCAGGATATCGGCAACGCTGCCGTTTTTCTGGCGTCAAACAAGGCCAACTACATCACCGGTCAGCAAATCAATGTGTCGGGCGGCTTTGGGGTCTAG